In the Treponema maltophilum ATCC 51939 genome, AAACGCTGCGCATTCCCGAAAACTTTTTGCTTATGGCCGAATTGAAGCTGCAAAAAAAAGGCTTTTGGGTATACAACGATTCCGACGTGGAAATCAATGATGTACTTTCCGTTGTAAACGAAGACACGAGGCGCCGCCTTTTATGCGTTATGAAAGAACACAACGCGATTATGGATGCGGCCGAAGGACTGCGTACGGGAGATTTTTCGCTGTTTGCGCGCGCCGTAAACAAGTCGCACGAATCGATGCGCGATTTGTTTAATATTTCATGTCCCGAAATCGATTGGCTTGTAAAGCGCGTGCTCGAGTTTGAAGTAACGTCGTCGCGCAAGCCGACCGCCTGTTCGCGCATTACCGGAAAAGGTTTCGGCCGCTGCTTATATACGATTCTTAAAACAAGCGACGTGGAAGAATTCAGAAAAAAAACGGCCGAATACGAACGTATTTTCGGCTTTCATCCGGTTTGTTACGAAGTAAAACCCGCAGGCGGGGCAGCCGTACTTTTAGCTTGAGAGGAATGCATGACTGTTTTATTGACGAACGACGACGGCTTCGGGGCCGCGGGTTTGGAAACGCTTATTGAAATTCTTTCGCCCGACCATACGGTATACGTTGTCGCCCCCGACAAGGATTGTTCCGGCGTTTCGCACGGCTTTACGATGACGCAGCCCCTGCGCATAAAAAAGACGGGAGAGCGCATGTTTAAATGTTCGGGGCTGCCGGCCGACTGTACCGATGTGGGAACAAAGCGCCTTATGGACAAACTTCCCGATGCCGTTATTTCGGGCATTAACCGCGGCGGCAATATCGGAACGGATATTTTGTATTCGGGAACGGCCGCCGCCGCACGCCAAGCATCTTTACACGGAATTCCCGGAATCGCCGTCAGTTTGGAATCGAAAACGGGCGATTGGAACTACGGACCGCTTGCCGCCTTTGTGCGCGACAACTTGGCGAACCTCATCTCTTTGTGCGCCGAAGACGTCTTTGTAAACATAAACGCGCGGGATCTGCCGTCTTACAAAGGGTGGCGGATGACGGTTCCGGCAAAGCGCGATTACCGGGATTCGGCCGAACTTTGGGATGCGCCCGACGGGCATTTATACAGCTTTTTTAAAGGCGGCACGGCACTTGCGCCCCT is a window encoding:
- the surE gene encoding 5'/3'-nucleotidase SurE gives rise to the protein MTVLLTNDDGFGAAGLETLIEILSPDHTVYVVAPDKDCSGVSHGFTMTQPLRIKKTGERMFKCSGLPADCTDVGTKRLMDKLPDAVISGINRGGNIGTDILYSGTAAAARQASLHGIPGIAVSLESKTGDWNYGPLAAFVRDNLANLISLCAEDVFVNINARDLPSYKGWRMTVPAKRDYRDSAELWDAPDGHLYSFFKGGTALAPLKADNDYTAVQEGFISVSRVFAQPCSAGGFFDIPDDFFKMP